The nucleotide window GTCGCCGTCGGGTTGTCGATCTTGAGCCTGCTCACCCTGACCGTCGCCTTCGCCAAGCCGAAGGACACCGTCGAGGTGCCGCGAGAGCGGGCGACGGTGGTGGTCACCATCGACGTGTCGAATTCGATGATGGCCCAGGACGTGAAGCCGGACCGGCTGACCGCCGCCAAGCGGGGCGCGATTCAGTTCGTGGAGAATCTGCCGGACAAGTTCAACGTCGCGGTGGTCGAGTTCGCCGGGACCGCGACCACCCTGGTGACGCCGACCACCGATCACGGTGCGGCGATCGCGGCCATCAACAGCATGCAACTGCAGCCGTCGACGGCGATCGGTGAGGGCATCTACACCTCGCTGGCCGCGCTGGCGCAGGCGCCGCCCGATCCGGACAACCCGAAGAGCAAGCCGCCGGCCCGGATCGTGCTGCTGTCCGACGGCAAAACCCAGGTCGGCCGGCCCGCCTCACAGGCAGCCAAGGCGGCTCGTGATCAGAACGTGCCGATCTACACCATCGCGTACGGGACCCCGGACGGCTACATCGACGTCAACGGCACCCGGCAGCCGGTCCCGGTGGACCGTGCCGAGCTGGCTCAGGTGGCCCGGATCTCCGGTGGCGAGGCGTATCGGGCCGAGTCGGCCGGTGAGCTGCGGCAGGTCTACAAGGACATCGGATCCTCGGTCGGCAAGGTGAAGGTGGACAAGGAGGTCACCGCCCGCTGGGCCGGCTTCGGTCTCGCCTTCGCCATCCTCGCCGCCGTCGGCATGATCTCCCTCGGCGCCCGCTGGCCCTGATCCCTCGCGCACCTGCAGCGCTCCCGCGCACCTTCGTACCACCGAATTCCTTCCCGCGCACCCGCGGCGCTCCCGCGCACCTTCGTACCCGGCGGGAACGGGCCTGTGGATAGCCGGAGCTCATTCGCCGGGATTTCTGGTGGGCTGGGCACATGGCAGAACTCGGGACGACGGCGTCGACGAGAGACCTGAGATTGCGCGGCTACACCCCGCGCGACCTGGGGCGGTTGGTACGCCGTGGAGAGATTGATCGCATTCGTCGCGGCGTGTACGCAGAACCGCAGCGACAGTTCGCGCGCGAGGACGAGCGGCAGCGGGATGTACACCGGCGACAGGTGCTCGCGGCCGTCCAGCAATTGGCCCTGGACGCGTGTGTCAGCCACCTGTCGGCAGCCGTGATCCATGACCTTCCGGTGCCGCCGGGTCTGGGAGCGGTTCATGTGACGCGTTCGCGGCAGAGCGGCCAGGGCCGGGTCAGCGAGAACGTACACGTTCACGGGGCGCCACTGGCCGACAGCGATCTTGCAGTTGTCGACGGCATCCTGGTCACGTCGATCGCCCGTACCGTGATCGACAGCGCACGGATGCTGCCAGTCGGCCGAGGGGTCGCGATGGCCGACGCGGCGCTGCACCTGGAGTTGACGAACAAGGATGAGCTCGCCACGGTCTCCAGCGCACTCGGCAGGCGGGTCGGGATGCCCCGTGCGCGGAGGGTGATCGAGTTGGCCGACGAGCGGAGCGAAAGTCCGGGAGAATCGCTGAGTCGAATCGGGTTTCTGGAGAACCACATCCCCGCGCCCGATCTCCAACGCGAGCTGTTCGACGACGACGGTTCCCTGGTCGCGCGCGTGGACTTCGACTGGGATCGCTACCGCCTGGTCGGTGAGTTCGACGGCAAGATCAAGTACGGCCGTGCGCTGCGTCCGGGCGTGCCGATCGAGGAGATCGTGTACGAGGAGAAGCTTCGCGAGGATGCAATCCGGGAGCTGGATCGTGGCGTCCTCAGATGGACCTGGGCCGACATCTTCAGTGGTCGCATGCTGGAGAAGGTCCGCCGCGCCATCGATCGCGCCGCCAGTTGATCCGATCAGCTGCGCGTCGCGTACGAGCTCGTTGCGCTCCCGCGCACCCGCGGCGCTCCCGCGCACGTACCAACTTGCGCGAGAGCGCCGCCGGTGCGCGGGAGCGGATGGGAGTGTTTCGTAGGTGCGCGGGAGGTCAGGTCGGCTGGACCCCTTTGCCGGCGGTCCGTCGCCAGAGTCCGATCGCCGCCAGTCCGGCCAGCATGGGCACGCCGAGGGTGAAGACCCGCCAGACGACCAGGCCGGCGAAGGCCGGCGCCTCGACGGCGGGACCGCCGGACTGGACCAGTGCGGCGATGATGATCGAGTCGACGATGCCGATCCCGCTGAAGGGCAGGATCGTCAGCGGAAAGGCGAACAGGTAGGCGATGGCGATGTCGGCGATTCCTGCCTCGGAGGTGGAGACACCGACGAATCGCAGGCACAGCACCAGGAGGGACAGGTCGACGGCGAGCATGGCGACGATTCCTGCCAGCGACCGGGGAAAGCCGTACCGGAAGCGCTCCGAGATGCGGCTGCGGAAGTCGACGCAGCTCTGCGCCCAGGCATCCGGGTCGACGCTGCGCCGAAACCTGGCGGCGATCCGGCCGGCCCGGCTGCCCACTCCACGCGCCAGCGCGTCGCTGTGCAGCACCAACGACATGGCCGCCACGATCGCGGCAGCCACCAGCAAACTGAGGAGGTCGATCCACCGGTAGGACAGGTCGCCGCCGACCACGGCGAGCAGTACGAAGCCGACCAGCGGCACGGAGAAGCGCGCGATCATCAGGGTCAGCGTGTTCATCGTGGATCCGGCCAGACCGCGGGCGGCCGCGACGCCCCAGGAGGTGAACATCGCCACTCTCAGGGCATAGTTCGCCGGTGCCGGCGCGACCGTCGACATCAGGATCGCGCCCAGGTCGTTCTGCGTCGCCCGTCGGATCGAGACACCTTCGATGTAGAAATGCAGCGGGATCGCGTTGAGCACCTGGCGGCCGGCCACCACGACGAGCAGCACCAGGGGCTGCCACCAGAGCAGATGGCTGAGCGCATCCCGGACCGAGCTCCAGTCGACCGCGCCGACCCGGTCGATGATCACGATCGCGACCACGACGGCCAACGCGACCAGCAGCAGCCGCCAGATCCAGCGACGTCGCGGCCGGGTACGCCTCTTCGGCATGCTCGTCACCTTACGCAACCGAACGGCGTTGCCTGGTTGCCGGAGCGCTGCGGCCGCGCCCGAGCGGTCAGTACGGGTCGTCGGGCGCGGCGATCCGGGGGAGGATCAGCCAGGCGGCGACGGCGAGCAGGACGGCACAACCGAGCACGACGGCAGCGGCCAGCAAGCTGCCCCCGGTCGTGGTGTGCTCACGCAACAGCTGTGCGCCCAGCAACAGCAGCTGGGCGATCAGGTCGATGATCACGAACCGGATCAGCGGACGGCGCAGCGCCGCGAATTCGATCTTGGTCCGCAGCGGCAGATCGGCCAGGGTGCCGGCGAGCACCCAGAGCGCGGGACCCAAAGCCAGCAAGGCGAACTGGGCCGGGGCGTGCGCCGGGCTGGGCGCGAACATCCAGAACAGTCCGAGTGCGGCACAGAAGATCGCCCCGGTCACCGCGGACGGGCGGATCGCCACCAGCAGCAGGGTCAGGCTCATGATCACGACGGCGACCACGCCGGGGTCGATGATGATGATCGCCAGCACCCCGAACGCGAGACAGAGCAGCCGCAACGACCAGGCCGGCACGCTCCGCCCGGTCACGATCGCCACCGGCGGCTTCGGCCGGGTGACGGCGGCGCGGGTCCGTCGGCCGGAGTCCTGCAGCCGTCGGAGCCGGCCGCCGATCATGGTGGCGGTCCTCATCGCCCGCTCCTGGATCGAGATGATCTTGATCGGGACAGTGTCGCCAGCGCCACCTGGATCGGCTGGCCGGACAACCCGACCGTCGTACGTGTCCGGTGCCGTCGGCTGCCCCGCAACGGATGATCGGCGGTCTGCTGCCAGCCGATCACCTCGACGCCGGAGCGGGACAAGTTGATCAAGCGATCCTCCCGTTCCATCGCGATGATCCGGTACGCGGTCAGCAGCCGGTCCGGCGCGTGCTTCAGCTCCGGCTCCGGCAGCACGTCGACGGCGAGCACCCGATGCCCGGCGCCGTGCCACAGCTGCGCCAGATGGGCGGTCTCGTCGTCCAGGAAGGTGGAGCAGATGATGATCAACGCGCCGGACGGCAGCCGCGGCGCGCGGTGTCGTGCCCTGGGCTCACCCTCGGGTTCGGCCAGCGCGATCCGCATCGTCAACCGCTGCAACTGCCGTTGACCGCCGGCAGGCGGCATCGGTCGGCGCATCCGGCCCAGGTCCTCCAGGCCGACCCGGTCACCGGCGGCGAGGTAGCGCCGGGCCAGGGTCAGCGCGGCCGCCCGAGCATGATCAAGAGAGGTCGGATCGTCCTCGGCGATGCTGCTGGAATCGTTCCAGGTGGTCAGATCCGGGCCGACCTCGTCCCGCGAGTCCAGCACCAGCATCACCGCGGCGTCGGCGGTGGCGTAGCTGCGCCGGACGTACAGGTCGCTGATCGCCCCGGCCTCGCTGTTGCGCCGTGCGGTGACCCGCCAGTCGATCCGGCGCAGCCGATCGCCGGGGGTGAAGAGGTTGATGTCGCGAAGATCATTTCCGTCGCCGGCT belongs to Microlunatus elymi and includes:
- a CDS encoding DUF58 domain-containing protein, which produces MSSDQREPDWLPTSGLATSIVVGVGLLLLGILTGRLQAAGMAAAILLGSSWLWLRRPRQRGSVRLSARAETSSASRVGGSIEWQPAAGTDSLRVRVSAPGHRSINAVLAAPEDGSAPRRAEISIRTARTGRRPIFTVDHGERYGQQLVGALGDTEGPMAITVLPKAELLREVPLPYRLQGLTGPHDSRRAGDGNDLRDINLFTPGDRLRRIDWRVTARRNSEAGAISDLYVRRSYATADAAVMLVLDSRDEVGPDLTTWNDSSSIAEDDPTSLDHARAAALTLARRYLAAGDRVGLEDLGRMRRPMPPAGGQRQLQRLTMRIALAEPEGEPRARHRAPRLPSGALIIICSTFLDDETAHLAQLWHGAGHRVLAVDVLPEPELKHAPDRLLTAYRIIAMEREDRLINLSRSGVEVIGWQQTADHPLRGSRRHRTRTTVGLSGQPIQVALATLSRSRSSRSRSGR
- a CDS encoding type IV toxin-antitoxin system AbiEi family antitoxin domain-containing protein, which gives rise to MAELGTTASTRDLRLRGYTPRDLGRLVRRGEIDRIRRGVYAEPQRQFAREDERQRDVHRRQVLAAVQQLALDACVSHLSAAVIHDLPVPPGLGAVHVTRSRQSGQGRVSENVHVHGAPLADSDLAVVDGILVTSIARTVIDSARMLPVGRGVAMADAALHLELTNKDELATVSSALGRRVGMPRARRVIELADERSESPGESLSRIGFLENHIPAPDLQRELFDDDGSLVARVDFDWDRYRLVGEFDGKIKYGRALRPGVPIEEIVYEEKLREDAIRELDRGVLRWTWADIFSGRMLEKVRRAIDRAAS
- a CDS encoding VWA domain-containing protein, with protein sequence MIMTPMLSFLAPSRLWLLLLIPALVVLYLAIYRRKAQKKKRQVGQTMLDFVIPKELPWKRHVAVGLSILSLLTLTVAFAKPKDTVEVPRERATVVVTIDVSNSMMAQDVKPDRLTAAKRGAIQFVENLPDKFNVAVVEFAGTATTLVTPTTDHGAAIAAINSMQLQPSTAIGEGIYTSLAALAQAPPDPDNPKSKPPARIVLLSDGKTQVGRPASQAAKAARDQNVPIYTIAYGTPDGYIDVNGTRQPVPVDRAELAQVARISGGEAYRAESAGELRQVYKDIGSSVGKVKVDKEVTARWAGFGLAFAILAAVGMISLGARWP
- a CDS encoding lysylphosphatidylglycerol synthase domain-containing protein, encoding MPKRRTRPRRRWIWRLLLVALAVVVAIVIIDRVGAVDWSSVRDALSHLLWWQPLVLLVVVAGRQVLNAIPLHFYIEGVSIRRATQNDLGAILMSTVAPAPANYALRVAMFTSWGVAAARGLAGSTMNTLTLMIARFSVPLVGFVLLAVVGGDLSYRWIDLLSLLVAAAIVAAMSLVLHSDALARGVGSRAGRIAARFRRSVDPDAWAQSCVDFRSRISERFRYGFPRSLAGIVAMLAVDLSLLVLCLRFVGVSTSEAGIADIAIAYLFAFPLTILPFSGIGIVDSIIIAALVQSGGPAVEAPAFAGLVVWRVFTLGVPMLAGLAAIGLWRRTAGKGVQPT